The following proteins are co-located in the Microbacterium immunditiarum genome:
- a CDS encoding glycoside hydrolase family 130 protein — protein sequence MSAASVPYRLTRVGVVMTPDPDDPNEAEGVLNPASGRGPDGELYLLPRLVAAGNVSRVGLARVVVEDGAPVGVERRGVVLEPDRGWERGADNAGVEDPRVTFIPALGTHVMTYVAYGPLGPRTALAVSDDLRSWRRLGPALFRYDDALDMDLNLFHNKDTVFFPEPVTAPDGTTALAVLHRPMWDLGETKPGQGIRVPAGVEDTRQSIWISFVPLAAVSADITALTLWEQHRFVAGPEFPFEELKVGGGPPPMRVPEGWLVLHHGVTGVIDSAFSQQQRVNYAAGALLLDADEPWRVIARTPEPLLAPETEDERSGIVPNVVFPTAIERIEDRTFVFYGMADSKIGVAELTRTDTGAADAS from the coding sequence ATGAGCGCGGCATCCGTGCCCTACCGGCTCACACGGGTCGGCGTCGTCATGACGCCCGATCCCGACGACCCGAACGAGGCCGAGGGGGTGCTCAACCCCGCGTCGGGCCGCGGTCCGGACGGTGAGCTCTACCTCCTGCCGCGGCTCGTCGCGGCGGGCAACGTGTCGCGCGTCGGCCTCGCTCGCGTGGTCGTCGAGGACGGCGCACCGGTTGGCGTGGAACGGAGGGGCGTCGTGCTCGAGCCCGATCGCGGGTGGGAGCGGGGTGCCGACAACGCCGGCGTCGAGGATCCGCGCGTGACGTTCATCCCCGCGCTGGGCACGCACGTCATGACATACGTCGCGTACGGGCCGCTCGGCCCGCGCACCGCGCTCGCGGTGTCGGACGACCTGCGCTCGTGGCGACGGCTGGGTCCCGCGCTCTTCCGCTACGACGACGCGCTTGACATGGACCTCAACCTCTTCCACAACAAGGACACGGTGTTCTTCCCCGAGCCGGTGACGGCGCCCGACGGCACGACAGCGCTCGCGGTGCTGCACCGGCCGATGTGGGACCTCGGCGAGACGAAGCCCGGTCAGGGCATCCGCGTCCCCGCCGGGGTCGAAGACACGCGCCAGTCGATCTGGATCAGCTTCGTGCCGCTCGCGGCCGTCTCCGCCGACATCACGGCGCTCACCCTGTGGGAGCAGCACCGCTTCGTCGCGGGGCCTGAGTTCCCGTTCGAGGAGCTCAAGGTCGGAGGGGGACCGCCGCCCATGCGCGTGCCCGAGGGCTGGCTCGTGCTGCACCACGGCGTCACGGGAGTGATCGACAGCGCGTTCTCCCAGCAGCAGCGCGTGAACTACGCGGCCGGAGCGCTCCTGCTCGACGCCGACGAGCCGTGGCGCGTCATCGCCCGCACGCCCGAGCCGCTGCTCGCCCCGGAGACCGAGGACGAGCGCAGCGGCATCGTGCCGAACGTCGTCTTCCCGACCGCGATCGAGCGCATCGAGGACCGCACGTTCGTCTTCTACGGCATGGCCGATTCGAAGATCGGCGTCGCCGAGCTCACACGCACCGACACGGGCGCGGCCGACGCGTCCTGA
- a CDS encoding ABC transporter ATP-binding protein codes for MTTTAEPQRSRLSTPRALARLIPYAKPVLPRLALGAVSALLASLLALGIPLVLEAVVRGPIASGDLALITWGAVAVLVLGLLEAAMVWARRWFVLAPATQVEYDLRTTFYRRLQRLPVAFHDRWQSGQLLSRMMQDISMLRRWMAFGVILLIVNVLTIAVGLALLFRWHWLLGTVFIVCSLPIWYAGYRFEKTYGTLTRQSQDQAGDLATSVEESVHGIRVLKAFGRGKHALQKFTRQAETLRGTELRKAGAIGWIWFWLVLLPDIAFALCLGVGIYLNATGQLNVGELFAFFAMATVLRWPMESIGFLFSFTLDARTATDRLFEVFDEDNPITDPESPATLDRVRGELAFEGVHFRYQDASPNERDLLDGIDLVLRPGETMALVGLTGSGKTTLTTLPARLYDVTGGRVTLDGVDVRDLTLAELRRHVGMAFEDATLFSQSVRDNVLLGREDLEPGSPEAEAVLREALQVAQAGFVDDLPDGADTIIGEEGLSLSGGQRQRLALARAVAARPSVLVLDDPLSALDVDTEALVEDALREVLHDTTALVVAHRPSTVMLADRVALLEGGRITAVGGHSELLRRSEHYRHVISSLEIDEARKRALHQEQEPLEVNL; via the coding sequence ATGACCACCACCGCTGAACCGCAACGGTCCCGCCTGTCCACTCCGCGCGCGCTCGCGCGCCTGATCCCGTACGCCAAGCCCGTCCTGCCGCGGCTCGCCCTGGGCGCGGTGAGCGCGCTGCTCGCGAGCCTGCTCGCCCTCGGAATCCCGCTCGTGCTCGAGGCCGTCGTGCGCGGCCCGATCGCGTCGGGCGACCTCGCCCTCATCACGTGGGGCGCGGTCGCCGTGCTCGTGCTCGGGCTGCTCGAGGCCGCCATGGTGTGGGCTCGCCGCTGGTTCGTGCTCGCGCCCGCGACGCAGGTCGAGTACGACCTGCGCACGACGTTCTACCGTCGCCTGCAGCGGCTGCCGGTCGCCTTCCACGACCGGTGGCAGTCCGGCCAGCTGCTGAGCCGCATGATGCAGGACATCAGCATGCTGCGCCGCTGGATGGCGTTCGGCGTCATCCTGTTGATCGTCAACGTGCTCACGATCGCGGTGGGCCTCGCTCTGCTGTTCCGCTGGCACTGGCTGCTGGGCACGGTCTTCATCGTGTGCTCGCTGCCGATCTGGTACGCCGGCTACCGCTTCGAGAAGACCTACGGCACGCTCACGCGCCAGAGCCAGGACCAGGCGGGCGACCTCGCGACCTCGGTCGAGGAGAGCGTCCACGGCATCCGCGTGCTCAAGGCCTTCGGCCGCGGCAAGCACGCGCTGCAGAAGTTCACGCGCCAGGCCGAGACGCTGCGCGGCACCGAGCTGCGCAAGGCGGGTGCGATCGGCTGGATCTGGTTCTGGCTCGTGCTGCTGCCCGACATCGCCTTCGCGCTGTGCCTCGGCGTCGGGATCTACCTCAACGCGACCGGCCAGCTGAATGTCGGCGAGCTGTTCGCGTTCTTCGCGATGGCGACCGTGCTGCGGTGGCCGATGGAGTCGATCGGCTTCCTGTTCTCGTTCACGCTCGACGCGCGCACGGCGACCGACCGTCTGTTCGAGGTGTTCGACGAGGACAACCCGATCACCGACCCCGAGTCGCCCGCTACGCTCGATCGCGTGCGCGGCGAGCTCGCGTTCGAGGGGGTGCACTTCCGCTACCAGGACGCGTCGCCGAACGAGCGCGATCTGCTCGACGGCATCGACCTCGTGCTGCGTCCCGGCGAGACCATGGCGCTTGTGGGGCTCACGGGGTCGGGCAAGACGACCCTGACGACGCTGCCCGCGCGCCTGTACGACGTCACCGGCGGACGCGTCACGCTCGACGGCGTCGACGTGCGCGACCTGACGCTCGCCGAGCTGCGCCGGCACGTGGGCATGGCCTTCGAGGACGCGACGCTGTTCTCGCAGTCGGTCCGCGACAACGTGCTGCTCGGCCGCGAGGACCTCGAGCCGGGCAGCCCCGAGGCCGAGGCCGTGCTGCGCGAGGCGCTCCAGGTCGCGCAGGCGGGCTTCGTCGACGACCTGCCCGACGGCGCCGACACCATCATCGGCGAAGAGGGGCTGAGCCTCTCGGGGGGCCAGCGCCAGCGGCTCGCGCTCGCGCGCGCGGTCGCCGCCCGCCCGTCGGTGCTCGTGCTCGACGACCCGCTGTCGGCCCTCGACGTCGACACCGAGGCCCTCGTCGAGGACGCGCTTCGCGAGGTGCTGCACGACACGACCGCGCTCGTGGTCGCGCACCGTCCGTCCACGGTGATGCTCGCCGACCGCGTCGCGCTGCTCGAGGGCGGCCGCATCACGGCCGTAGGCGGGCACTCCGAGCTGCTGCGTCGCAGCGAGCACTACCGTCACGTGATCTCGAGCCTCGAGATCGATGAGGCGCGCAAGCGCGCCCTCCACCAGGAACAGGAACCGCTGGAGGTGAACCTGTGA
- a CDS encoding ABC transporter transmembrane domain-containing protein: protein MSTTVVGTSGEDRSDYTREESRAVRRRSLRLLGSLISPVRWQLVLAAVVLVVSTVLRVIGPALIAFGLNNALPAAVERMDWMPTILVVAVYLVSALGGAALIGWYVVVAARLTQAVLLDLRKRIFLHTQRLSLEFHESYTSGRIISRQTSDLDTIRELLDGGLNELVSGILYGGFTLIALLLLDWQSGLIVVAMGLPLYVLMRWFYRSSQVAYRESRVVSAKVIVKFVETMTGIRAVKAFRKEPRNDGEFSGLASDYREVNMRTIRLFGAFEPGLMAVASVSIALVVLWGGIRVADGALAIGTLLAAVLYVRNFFSPLQEVAFFLNSYQSATAALEKVSGVLEEEPTVPDPTDPVDLWTARGTVTFDHVSFGYSKDRLILPDFSLEIPAGETVALVGTTGAGKSTLAKLVSRFYDPTQGSVSLDGVDLRRLHPKDLRRAIVMVTQEAYLFSGTVADNISLGKPDATLDEIRAAARAVGADAFIERLPDGYDTDVNKRGGRVSAGQRQLISFARAFLANPAVLILDEATASLDIPSERMIQEALQTLLADRTAIIIAHRLSTVAIADRVLVMEHGRIIEDDAPETLIAGTGKFAQLHAAWRESLV, encoded by the coding sequence GTGAGCACCACCGTCGTCGGAACGAGCGGCGAAGACCGCTCCGATTACACGCGCGAGGAGAGCCGCGCCGTCCGGCGCCGCTCGCTGCGTCTGCTGGGATCGCTCATCTCGCCGGTGCGCTGGCAGCTCGTGCTCGCGGCGGTCGTGCTGGTCGTGTCGACCGTGCTGCGCGTCATCGGCCCGGCGCTCATCGCGTTCGGCCTCAACAACGCGCTGCCGGCGGCCGTCGAGCGCATGGACTGGATGCCGACGATCCTCGTCGTCGCCGTGTACCTGGTGTCGGCACTCGGCGGTGCGGCCCTCATCGGCTGGTACGTCGTCGTCGCGGCACGGCTGACGCAGGCCGTGCTCCTCGACCTGCGCAAGCGCATCTTCCTGCACACGCAGCGACTGAGCCTCGAGTTCCACGAGTCCTACACGTCTGGCCGCATCATCTCCCGCCAGACAAGCGACCTCGATACGATCCGCGAGCTGCTCGACGGCGGCCTCAATGAGCTCGTCTCGGGCATCCTGTACGGCGGGTTCACCCTGATCGCGCTGCTGCTGCTGGACTGGCAGTCGGGTCTCATCGTCGTCGCGATGGGTCTGCCGCTGTACGTGCTGATGCGCTGGTTCTACCGCAGCTCGCAGGTCGCGTACCGAGAGTCGCGCGTCGTGAGTGCGAAGGTCATCGTCAAGTTCGTCGAGACGATGACCGGCATCCGCGCCGTCAAGGCGTTCCGCAAGGAGCCGCGCAACGACGGCGAGTTCAGCGGTCTCGCGAGCGACTACCGCGAGGTGAACATGCGGACGATCCGCCTGTTCGGCGCGTTCGAGCCTGGGCTGATGGCCGTGGCATCCGTCTCGATTGCCCTCGTCGTGCTGTGGGGCGGCATCCGCGTCGCCGACGGCGCGCTCGCGATCGGAACGCTGCTGGCTGCCGTGCTGTACGTGCGGAACTTCTTCTCGCCGCTGCAGGAGGTCGCGTTCTTCCTGAACTCGTACCAGTCGGCGACGGCGGCGCTCGAGAAGGTCTCGGGCGTGCTGGAGGAGGAGCCGACCGTGCCCGACCCGACCGACCCGGTCGACCTGTGGACGGCGCGCGGCACGGTCACCTTCGACCACGTGAGCTTCGGCTACTCCAAGGACCGCCTGATCCTGCCGGACTTCTCGCTCGAGATCCCCGCCGGCGAGACCGTCGCGCTCGTGGGCACGACGGGTGCCGGCAAGTCGACGCTCGCGAAGCTCGTGTCGCGGTTCTACGATCCGACGCAGGGCTCGGTGAGCCTCGACGGCGTCGATCTCAGGCGCCTGCACCCGAAGGACCTCCGTCGCGCGATCGTCATGGTCACGCAGGAGGCGTACCTGTTCAGCGGCACGGTCGCCGACAACATCTCGCTGGGCAAGCCGGATGCGACGCTCGACGAGATCCGCGCCGCGGCGCGCGCGGTGGGGGCGGATGCCTTCATCGAGCGCCTCCCGGACGGGTACGACACCGACGTGAACAAGCGCGGCGGCCGCGTGTCGGCGGGTCAGCGCCAGCTGATCTCGTTCGCGCGCGCGTTCCTGGCGAACCCGGCGGTGCTGATCCTGGACGAGGCGACGGCGTCGCTCGACATCCCGAGCGAGCGGATGATCCAGGAGGCGCTGCAGACGCTCCTGGCCGATCGCACGGCGATCATCATCGCGCACCGCCTGTCGACGGTCGCGATCGCCGACCGCGTGCTCGTGATGGAGCACGGCCGGATCATCGAGGATGACGCCCCGGAGACCCTCATCGCGGGGACGGGGAAGTTCGCGCAGCTGCACGCGGCGTGGCGCGAGTCGCTCGTGTGA
- a CDS encoding carbohydrate ABC transporter permease, with product MRRILGSKITLYIVLGLGALAFLFPFYYMVVGSLQTNVDPTPAGAFPNPENLTIENYVAINERINLLQGLVNSGIFAGGVVLGTIVFGVLAGYALAVLHWRGRGATFALALLVQVVPFQLLMIPLYVMIARDYGMSDTYVGMILPFFINSTAVVLFRQYFLQLPKDLFSAARIDGAGEFRILWSVALPLVRPALLTAVLLTFIGPWNEFLWPFLITKEASMQPLAVSLANFITNIAASTANPFGAMMAGAVVLAIPAVTLFIIFQRYFTSNELGSGVKG from the coding sequence ATGAGGCGCATCCTCGGGAGCAAGATCACGCTCTACATCGTGCTGGGCCTGGGCGCGCTGGCGTTCCTGTTCCCCTTCTACTACATGGTCGTCGGCTCGCTGCAGACGAATGTCGATCCGACCCCGGCCGGCGCATTCCCGAACCCTGAGAACCTCACGATCGAGAACTACGTCGCGATCAACGAGCGCATCAACCTGCTGCAGGGGCTCGTCAACTCGGGCATCTTCGCCGGCGGCGTGGTGCTCGGCACGATCGTGTTCGGCGTGCTCGCCGGCTACGCGCTCGCGGTGCTGCACTGGCGCGGCCGCGGAGCGACGTTCGCCCTCGCCCTGCTCGTGCAGGTCGTGCCGTTCCAGCTGCTCATGATCCCGCTGTACGTCATGATCGCGCGCGACTACGGCATGTCCGACACCTACGTCGGCATGATCCTGCCGTTCTTCATCAACTCGACGGCGGTCGTGCTGTTCCGTCAGTACTTCCTGCAGCTGCCGAAGGACCTCTTCTCGGCGGCCCGCATCGACGGCGCGGGGGAGTTCCGCATCCTGTGGAGCGTCGCGCTTCCGCTTGTGCGACCCGCACTGCTGACGGCCGTCCTGCTCACGTTCATCGGCCCGTGGAACGAGTTCCTCTGGCCCTTCCTCATCACGAAGGAGGCGTCCATGCAACCGCTCGCGGTCTCGCTGGCGAACTTCATCACCAACATCGCGGCGTCCACCGCGAATCCCTTCGGAGCGATGATGGCAGGCGCCGTCGTGCTGGCGATTCCGGCGGTCACGCTCTTCATCATCTTCCAGAGGTACTTCACCTCGAACGAGCTCGGATCGGGGGTGAAGGGATGA
- a CDS encoding beta-glucosidase → MRSFATWNDGPVATTAARADYRDSGLEFPPGFTFGSATAAYQVEGAANEDGRGPSIWDTFSRTPGKVWNGDTGDVACDHYHRWESDLDLMGELGLGAYRFSIAWPRILPSGRGEVNRRGVDFYSRLVDGLLERGIRPVATLYHWDLPQALEDEGGWTARSTADAFEDYARIMGEALGDRVHTWTTLNEPWCSAYLGYGQGGHAPGRHEPASALAAVHHLNLAHGRAVQALRATSTGSPEYSITLNFHVLRPGGEGAAEAMRRADALANRAFTHPLLRREYPADLLDDTKSVTDWSFVRDGDLATINQPIDVLGVNYYSTATVRAWDGVSPRQMNDGHKGDAGGTAWPGSDQVLEFIQQPGPYTAMGWNIAPEGLEELLVSLSEQFPGQPLMVTENGAAFDDVVSADGSVPDPERLDYLRRHLTAAHRALQRGVDLRGYFVWSLLDNFEWGYGYAKRFGIVRVDFDTLERTVKDSGRWFAELAKTRRIPT, encoded by the coding sequence ATGCGGTCGTTCGCGACGTGGAACGATGGGCCCGTGGCGACCACTGCAGCCCGCGCGGACTACCGCGACTCGGGCCTCGAGTTCCCTCCCGGCTTCACGTTCGGCTCGGCGACCGCCGCCTACCAGGTCGAAGGCGCAGCGAACGAGGACGGACGCGGACCGTCGATCTGGGACACGTTCAGCCGCACGCCCGGCAAGGTGTGGAACGGCGACACGGGCGACGTCGCGTGCGACCACTACCACCGTTGGGAGAGCGACCTCGACCTCATGGGCGAGCTCGGGCTCGGGGCGTACCGGTTCTCGATCGCGTGGCCGCGCATCCTCCCCTCGGGACGGGGCGAGGTGAACCGCAGGGGCGTCGACTTCTACTCGCGCCTCGTCGACGGGCTGCTGGAGCGCGGCATCCGTCCCGTCGCGACCCTGTACCACTGGGACCTGCCGCAGGCGCTCGAGGACGAGGGCGGGTGGACGGCGCGTTCGACCGCGGATGCCTTCGAGGACTACGCCCGGATCATGGGCGAGGCGCTCGGCGACCGTGTGCACACGTGGACGACGCTCAACGAGCCGTGGTGCTCGGCGTACCTCGGGTACGGGCAGGGCGGTCACGCTCCCGGGAGGCACGAGCCGGCATCCGCCCTCGCCGCGGTGCACCATCTCAACCTCGCACACGGGCGCGCCGTGCAGGCGCTGCGGGCGACGTCGACCGGTTCGCCGGAGTACTCGATCACGCTCAACTTCCACGTGCTGCGCCCCGGCGGGGAGGGTGCCGCCGAGGCGATGCGCCGCGCCGACGCGCTCGCCAACCGCGCGTTCACGCACCCGCTGCTGCGGCGCGAGTACCCCGCCGACCTGCTCGACGACACGAAATCGGTCACCGACTGGTCGTTCGTGCGCGACGGCGACCTCGCGACGATCAACCAGCCGATCGACGTGCTCGGGGTGAACTACTACTCCACGGCGACCGTCCGGGCGTGGGACGGCGTCTCGCCGAGGCAGATGAACGATGGGCACAAGGGCGACGCCGGCGGGACCGCCTGGCCCGGGAGCGACCAGGTGCTCGAGTTCATCCAGCAGCCGGGGCCGTACACCGCGATGGGCTGGAACATCGCCCCGGAGGGTCTTGAAGAGCTGCTCGTGTCGTTGTCGGAGCAGTTCCCCGGCCAGCCGCTCATGGTCACCGAGAACGGCGCCGCGTTCGACGACGTGGTCTCGGCGGACGGCTCGGTGCCCGACCCAGAACGCCTCGACTACCTGCGCCGCCACCTCACCGCCGCGCACCGCGCGCTGCAGCGCGGCGTCGACCTGCGCGGATACTTCGTGTGGTCGCTCCTCGACAACTTCGAGTGGGGCTACGGCTACGCGAAGCGCTTCGGCATCGTGCGGGTCGATTTCGACACGCTCGAGCGCACCGTCAAGGACAGCGGCCGGTGGTTCGCGGAACTGGCGAAGACACGGCGGATCCCGACGTAG
- a CDS encoding DNA-3-methyladenine glycosylase 2 family protein, whose translation MTITTTRPAMTFDERYRAIDSRDARFDGQFVTAVRSTGIYCRPSCPARTPKPSNVTFYPTSAAAHEAGYRACKRCLPEAAPGSPEWNLRGDTAGRAMRLIADGVVEREGVPGLARRLGYSPRHLTRLLTAELGAGPLALARAQRAHTARMLLVGTDLPAADVAFSAGFTSVRQFNDTVREVFGVSPLELRARRRMTRHGASDHALGAIDLVLPHRGPLDAAGLFAWMGARALPGVEHSTATSFARTLRLPGGPAWFELRVDDAGHVRLRARLAHLGDLSTLVARARRLFDFDADPLAVDEALSRHPELQPLVARVPGIRVAGAADPHEMLVRAMVGQQITVAAARTALTALADALGEPVTGLGGTDPETGDESAGATVRLFPTMAAIAERGHEVLRGPAARIRAITGAAAALADGTLALTSGDDTAEQRADLLALPGVGPWTADYVRMRVLGDPDITLPGDVAVRSGAAAAGIPTDPRGFTAWAARTAPWRSYLTAHLWRNAPARPRSPRRRTETPKDGS comes from the coding sequence ATGACGATCACGACCACGCGTCCCGCGATGACGTTCGACGAGCGCTACCGCGCGATCGACTCGCGCGACGCGCGGTTCGACGGGCAGTTCGTTACGGCCGTGCGCTCCACCGGCATCTACTGCCGGCCGAGCTGTCCCGCGCGCACCCCGAAGCCCTCGAACGTGACGTTCTACCCGACGAGTGCGGCCGCGCACGAGGCGGGGTACCGCGCGTGCAAGCGCTGCCTGCCCGAGGCCGCGCCGGGCTCGCCCGAGTGGAACCTGCGGGGCGACACGGCGGGCCGCGCGATGCGCCTCATCGCCGACGGCGTGGTCGAGCGCGAGGGCGTCCCCGGGCTCGCCCGGCGCCTCGGGTACTCGCCGCGTCACCTCACGCGACTGCTCACAGCCGAGCTCGGCGCCGGGCCCCTCGCCCTCGCGCGGGCGCAGCGGGCGCACACCGCGCGAATGCTGCTCGTGGGCACCGACCTGCCGGCGGCGGACGTCGCGTTCTCGGCGGGCTTCACGAGCGTGCGCCAGTTCAACGACACCGTGCGCGAGGTGTTCGGCGTGTCGCCGCTCGAGCTGCGCGCCCGCCGCAGGATGACCCGCCACGGCGCGTCGGACCACGCCCTCGGCGCGATCGACCTCGTGCTCCCGCACCGCGGACCCCTCGACGCTGCGGGGCTGTTCGCCTGGATGGGCGCGCGTGCGCTCCCGGGCGTCGAGCACTCGACGGCGACGAGCTTCGCGCGCACCCTGCGCCTTCCGGGCGGACCCGCGTGGTTCGAGCTCCGCGTCGACGACGCCGGCCACGTGCGCCTGCGCGCGCGGCTCGCGCACCTCGGCGACCTCTCGACGCTCGTCGCGCGGGCGCGGCGCCTGTTCGACTTCGACGCGGACCCGCTCGCGGTCGACGAGGCGCTGTCGCGGCATCCGGAGCTGCAGCCGCTCGTCGCTCGCGTCCCCGGCATCCGCGTGGCCGGTGCGGCCGACCCGCACGAGATGCTCGTCCGCGCGATGGTGGGGCAGCAGATCACGGTCGCAGCGGCCCGCACGGCGCTCACCGCGCTGGCGGATGCGCTCGGCGAACCGGTCACGGGGCTCGGCGGGACGGATCCCGAGACCGGCGACGAGAGCGCCGGCGCGACCGTGCGCCTGTTCCCCACGATGGCCGCGATCGCCGAGCGGGGCCACGAGGTGCTGCGCGGTCCCGCCGCCCGCATCCGCGCGATCACGGGCGCCGCGGCGGCGCTCGCCGATGGGACCCTCGCGCTCACCTCGGGCGACGACACCGCTGAGCAGCGCGCGGACCTGCTCGCACTGCCCGGCGTCGGCCCGTGGACCGCCGACTACGTGCGCATGCGCGTGCTCGGCGACCCCGACATCACCCTCCCCGGCGACGTCGCGGTCCGCTCCGGCGCGGCCGCAGCCGGCATCCCCACCGACCCCAGAGGCTTCACGGCGTGGGCCGCCCGCACGGCGCCGTGGCGCAGCTACCTGACCGCACACCTGTGGCGCAACGCCCCCGCCCGGCCGCGCTCCCCGCGCCGCCGCACCGAGACCCCGAAGGACGGATCATGA
- a CDS encoding methylated-DNA--[protein]-cysteine S-methyltransferase has product MTANLQTIETPDGAFTILADERERVLASGWTADPDAILARVRRAPSSVTEGETDAAAAVLAYYDGDLSAIDTVEVVQDGTPLQLDGWHALRSIEPGHPLTYAEFAALLGRPSAVRAVAAICARNAPALFVPCHRVLRTGGAMGGFAWGVDVKRSLLAREAAA; this is encoded by the coding sequence ATGACCGCCAACCTGCAGACCATCGAGACCCCCGACGGCGCCTTCACGATCCTCGCCGACGAGCGAGAGCGCGTGCTCGCGTCCGGCTGGACCGCCGACCCCGACGCGATCCTCGCGCGCGTGCGGCGCGCACCGTCGTCGGTGACGGAAGGCGAGACGGATGCCGCGGCCGCCGTCCTCGCGTACTACGACGGCGACCTCTCGGCCATCGACACGGTCGAGGTCGTGCAGGACGGCACGCCGCTCCAGTTGGACGGCTGGCACGCGCTGCGGTCGATCGAGCCGGGGCATCCGCTCACCTACGCCGAGTTCGCTGCGCTGCTGGGCCGTCCCTCCGCCGTGCGCGCGGTCGCGGCGATCTGCGCGCGAAACGCTCCCGCGCTCTTCGTGCCGTGCCACCGCGTGCTGCGCACAGGGGGAGCGATGGGCGGCTTCGCATGGGGAGTCGACGTCAAGCGCAGCCTCCTCGCGCGCGAAGCCGCCGCATGA
- a CDS encoding acetylxylan esterase, which translates to MPFTDLTLDDLRTYRPDLPEPADLDAFWSTTIAQARSAGSGYDLTPAATPITELVIEDLAFPGFGGEPVRAWVTRPRTDAALPAVVEYVGYGGGRGLPGERLQWAAAGFVHVLMDTRGQGSAHGTGGDTPDPHGSGPAMPGFMTRGVLDPETYYYRRVFTDGVRLVDAVRELPFVDASRVAVTGGSQGGGIAIAVASLVRDLRGAMPDVPFLCDFPRAVALTPRNPFTEITQFLGVHRDLSDQVFRTLSYFDGAVLARRVTVPSLFSVALMDDIVLPSTVFAAYNRLAAEDREIVVYAYNGHEGGQAHQWVRQVAWLRDRL; encoded by the coding sequence GTGCCGTTCACCGACCTGACGCTCGACGACCTCCGCACCTACCGACCCGACCTCCCCGAACCCGCCGATCTCGACGCCTTCTGGTCGACCACTATCGCCCAGGCGCGTTCGGCCGGGAGTGGCTACGACCTGACGCCCGCCGCGACGCCGATCACCGAACTCGTCATCGAAGATCTCGCGTTCCCCGGATTCGGCGGAGAGCCCGTCCGCGCCTGGGTGACCAGGCCTCGGACGGATGCCGCGCTCCCGGCCGTCGTCGAGTACGTCGGCTACGGCGGCGGCCGCGGCCTCCCTGGCGAGCGACTGCAGTGGGCGGCCGCGGGCTTCGTCCACGTGCTCATGGACACGCGCGGGCAGGGGAGCGCCCACGGAACGGGCGGGGACACGCCCGATCCGCACGGCTCAGGACCCGCGATGCCCGGCTTCATGACGCGCGGGGTCCTCGATCCCGAGACGTATTACTACCGCCGCGTCTTCACCGACGGGGTGCGGCTCGTGGACGCCGTGCGCGAGCTGCCGTTCGTCGACGCGTCACGCGTCGCGGTCACCGGCGGCAGCCAGGGCGGCGGCATCGCGATCGCGGTCGCGAGCCTCGTGCGCGACCTTCGCGGCGCGATGCCCGACGTGCCTTTCCTGTGCGACTTCCCGCGGGCGGTCGCACTCACGCCGCGCAACCCCTTCACCGAGATCACCCAGTTCCTCGGCGTGCACCGGGACCTCTCCGATCAGGTCTTCCGCACGCTCTCGTACTTCGACGGCGCCGTGCTCGCGCGGCGCGTCACCGTGCCCTCGCTCTTCTCGGTCGCGCTCATGGACGACATCGTGCTGCCGTCGACCGTCTTCGCCGCGTACAACCGGCTCGCCGCCGAGGACCGCGAGATCGTCGTATACGCCTACAACGGGCACGAGGGCGGGCAGGCGCACCAATGGGTGCGGCAGGTGGCATGGCTGCGCGACCGGCTGTGA